A single region of the Microscilla marina ATCC 23134 genome encodes:
- a CDS encoding sialidase family protein, which translates to MNASIVTRQALLTLVLWGSIYSLSIAQIKPLPNPALTNSFTPKLHLSPKGKVYLSWQTKNVNQKHSLWVSSLKGEKWSVPRQAATETQQWFVNWADFPAVTTFGKHSLAVNYLQKSASSTYAYDVMLRISHDKGKTWQKPWVAHQDGTHTEHGFVSLAPASNGRFLAVWLDGRETAKKTGKSHGHSHEHGANKKAMTLRAAFFDGEGNKHAPALLNDWVCDCCQTSVAPTRQGYVVVYRGRSKGEVRDIACQTYKNGQWTSPHIIHPDGWVINGCPVNGPSVSANGNQVAVAWYTKANNKAKVQVAFSDNGGESFSLPTQVNEGSTIGRVACAALPNGDALVVWLETNDTKTFIKLRKVSAQGKAGKIYIVSQTSSARSSGFPQIVVQGKHAILAWTLANKKSKVLKTATYAF; encoded by the coding sequence ATGAATGCCTCTATTGTAACTCGCCAAGCTTTGCTTACTCTTGTTTTGTGGGGGAGTATATATTCGCTGAGCATTGCTCAAATAAAACCATTGCCCAACCCTGCCCTAACCAATAGCTTTACTCCCAAGCTGCATCTTTCGCCCAAAGGCAAAGTATATTTGAGCTGGCAAACCAAAAATGTCAACCAAAAACACAGCTTGTGGGTAAGTAGCCTCAAGGGTGAAAAGTGGAGTGTGCCCAGGCAAGCCGCTACCGAAACCCAACAATGGTTTGTCAACTGGGCAGATTTTCCAGCAGTCACTACCTTTGGCAAACACTCGTTGGCGGTGAATTACCTGCAAAAAAGCGCTTCTTCTACTTATGCCTATGACGTAATGTTGCGTATCTCTCACGACAAGGGCAAAACTTGGCAAAAGCCTTGGGTAGCACATCAGGACGGAACCCATACCGAACACGGTTTTGTGAGTCTTGCCCCTGCTTCAAACGGGCGGTTTTTGGCAGTGTGGCTCGATGGACGCGAAACAGCCAAAAAAACAGGCAAATCGCACGGGCACAGCCATGAACATGGGGCAAATAAAAAAGCAATGACCCTGAGGGCAGCCTTTTTCGATGGCGAGGGTAACAAGCATGCGCCTGCTTTGCTCAACGATTGGGTGTGCGATTGTTGCCAAACCTCGGTTGCACCAACCAGACAAGGCTATGTGGTGGTGTATAGAGGTCGCTCAAAAGGTGAGGTGCGCGACATTGCCTGCCAAACCTATAAAAATGGTCAATGGACTTCCCCTCATATTATTCATCCTGATGGTTGGGTAATTAATGGTTGTCCGGTAAATGGTCCCAGCGTTTCGGCAAATGGCAACCAAGTAGCCGTAGCCTGGTATACCAAGGCAAACAACAAGGCCAAAGTACAAGTGGCTTTTTCTGACAATGGCGGCGAGTCTTTTAGTTTGCCTACTCAGGTAAACGAAGGCAGCACCATAGGCAGGGTGGCTTGTGCGGCTTTGCCCAATGGCGACGCTTTGGTGGTTTGGTTGGAAACTAACGATACAAAAACCTTTATAAAACTACGCAAAGTAAGTGCCCAGGGTAAAGCAGGCAAAATATACATCGTGAGTCAAACCAGTAGTGCACGTTCTAGTGGTTTTCCGCAAATAGTAGTACAAGGCAAGCACGCCATATTGGCTTGGACTTTGGCAAACAAGAAAAGCAAGGTGCTCAAAACTGCCACTTACGCTTTTTAA
- a CDS encoding sigma-70 family RNA polymerase sigma factor, with the protein MEKTAKIWSDFSDRLLHFISSKIPNTEDAHDIRQEVFVKIHTQLDKLKNDAKLEAWVYQISRHVIADYYRRHYKATQDTNPALEVMADTSEQNLAYQQYAYCCLEPFIRELPEKYQQVILLTHQGHKQAEIAHQLNTSLSNVKMRFQRAKDMLKKDFISCCGYHLDAHGKLTGEQDCQRECKH; encoded by the coding sequence ATGGAAAAAACAGCAAAAATATGGAGCGATTTCTCCGATCGTTTGTTGCATTTTATCAGCAGCAAAATTCCCAATACGGAAGATGCCCATGATATAAGACAAGAAGTTTTTGTAAAAATACACACCCAACTCGATAAGTTAAAAAACGACGCAAAACTGGAAGCCTGGGTATACCAAATTTCGAGGCATGTCATTGCCGACTATTACCGTAGACACTATAAGGCTACCCAAGACACCAACCCAGCACTGGAAGTAATGGCTGATACTTCGGAACAAAACCTGGCTTATCAGCAATATGCCTATTGTTGTTTAGAGCCTTTTATTCGCGAACTGCCCGAAAAATACCAGCAAGTGATTTTGCTTACCCACCAGGGACACAAACAAGCTGAGATTGCCCATCAGCTCAACACCTCGTTGTCTAATGTAAAAATGCGTTTTCAAAGGGCTAAAGATATGCTCAAAAAAGATTTTATTAGTTGTTGCGGTTATCATTTAGACGCTCACGGTAAGCTCACCGGAGAGCAAGACTGCCAACGGGAATGTAAGCATTGA
- a CDS encoding toxin-antitoxin system YwqK family antitoxin: MQIKKHYLLLLLAVWVSAPVVAQKTEPVKTYYDSLRQQLKEEYTLVARADTKLIEGAYKSYHQNGQLASTGDFEEGKKNGRFTGYYASGKKQIEIGYTEGSKEGKFTIFHPNGEMSQRGVYKNDSLTGTVEVYDNQGRILKKSDFVRDIVHGKVFLYFLSGKIKQESDFVQGRAHGVTKTFYPSEKLRKEEAYKKGKPDGFYKTYFENGQVQVSGFNVNGKKEGAYIQYAADGKILTKAFYVKDRLDKEFIRNYRNGQLQQRSYYKLGFKEGKEVLFYKDGTKKRESEYKRKELDQKHTQYYPNGKVKAKIAYQKGKKYGTWKHYHPNGNIKTEEPYIEGKMNGIKKTYNQDGKLIRAETYKVMRMYGAVRNKNRSVKQGLTKIYAPNGQVLEEIYYRRDNKYGRYKSYYPTGKVKAQGAYFYNNKNGAWYLYNVHGKRVKMIQYKAGEVVSEKELK; encoded by the coding sequence ATGCAAATTAAAAAACATTATCTTTTGTTACTGCTTGCTGTCTGGGTGAGTGCCCCAGTAGTGGCTCAAAAAACCGAACCTGTAAAAACCTATTATGACTCATTGCGCCAGCAACTCAAAGAAGAATATACCTTGGTAGCCCGTGCCGACACCAAACTGATAGAGGGCGCCTATAAAAGCTACCACCAAAATGGACAACTGGCTTCTACGGGCGACTTTGAGGAAGGAAAGAAAAACGGCAGGTTTACTGGATACTATGCCAGTGGAAAAAAACAAATAGAGATTGGCTACACCGAGGGAAGCAAAGAAGGTAAATTTACCATTTTCCACCCCAACGGCGAAATGTCGCAGCGAGGGGTATACAAAAACGACTCGCTCACGGGCACTGTAGAGGTGTATGACAATCAAGGAAGAATACTCAAGAAAAGCGACTTTGTACGCGACATAGTACACGGCAAAGTATTTCTTTATTTCTTGTCGGGCAAAATCAAGCAAGAAAGTGATTTTGTACAAGGCAGGGCACACGGCGTTACCAAAACATTTTACCCCAGTGAAAAACTGCGCAAAGAAGAAGCCTATAAAAAAGGCAAACCGGACGGTTTTTATAAAACCTATTTTGAAAATGGTCAAGTACAGGTGTCAGGATTCAATGTAAACGGTAAAAAAGAGGGAGCATACATTCAATACGCCGCCGATGGAAAAATATTAACCAAGGCATTTTATGTAAAGGACCGACTAGACAAAGAGTTTATTCGAAACTACCGGAACGGCCAACTTCAACAGCGCTCTTATTACAAGTTAGGGTTCAAAGAAGGGAAAGAAGTACTGTTTTATAAAGATGGTACCAAAAAACGGGAAAGCGAGTATAAACGCAAAGAGCTTGACCAAAAACATACCCAATATTACCCTAATGGCAAGGTAAAAGCCAAAATAGCCTACCAAAAAGGAAAAAAGTATGGTACCTGGAAGCATTACCACCCCAACGGCAACATCAAAACAGAAGAGCCTTATATAGAGGGTAAGATGAATGGCATTAAAAAAACATACAACCAAGACGGCAAACTAATACGTGCCGAAACCTATAAAGTCATGCGCATGTATGGTGCTGTGCGCAACAAAAACCGAAGTGTAAAACAAGGGTTGACTAAAATATATGCACCCAATGGACAAGTACTGGAAGAAATATATTATCGACGTGACAATAAGTACGGAAGGTACAAGTCGTATTACCCCACGGGCAAAGTAAAAGCACAAGGAGCTTATTTTTATAACAACAAAAATGGCGCTTGGTATTTATACAATGTGCACGGCAAACGGGTAAAGATGATTCAGTACAAAGCAGGAGAGGTTGTATCAGAAAAAGAACTTAAGTAG
- a CDS encoding AAA domain-containing protein — protein sequence MQHFDKLLELLNIEKEEDQRQYQNQMVLTPLSERKKKGVSWYPVTVKSTEIGTGENYYISFERVTELRQNHSFQVGDMVSLFNNSSKQGKKSSISGVITYVKRDAMRVAFSVDELPEWVEYGTLGIDLLFDAVTYKEMDAAVRKVVSSEDPRVIELRDVLIGKKKARFLDKSELPDYYEVATLNESQNEAVQNILRAQDVAIIHGPPGTGKTTTMVAAVKLTLQQEKQVLVTAPSNTAVDLLTKRLLAKGVSVIRVGNPARVNEDLIPFSLESQIAQHPDYKLLKKIRRDADEYKKMAAKYKRNFGKEEREQRKLMFAEASKLKHEAYALEKYIVDSLLNNTQVVTATLVGSVNKFIRYRRFSTVFIDEAGQALEPACWIPLLKSERVVFAGDHCQLPPTIKSFDAAKGGLTETLFEQVIKKQAVDVMLKTQYRMHEHIMQFSNKEFYQGELLAADTVVNHRLFAHADLQGEMINQPVEFIDTAGCGFEEKTMAETGSKYNPDEAGILLKHWIQLATQLQLAEPDMLKEGWFSAGIISPYQAQVKHLKELFAEHPDLTEVAPWTDINSIDGFQGQERDVVYISMVRSNDKGKIGFLEDTRRMNVALTRARKKLVVIGDSGTLGQNAFYQHFLDYIDSIGAYRSAWEWMG from the coding sequence ATGCAACATTTCGACAAATTATTAGAATTACTCAACATAGAAAAAGAAGAAGACCAGCGACAGTACCAAAACCAAATGGTGTTGACTCCGCTAAGCGAACGCAAAAAAAAGGGAGTGAGTTGGTACCCAGTAACCGTAAAAAGCACCGAAATAGGCACTGGTGAAAATTATTACATCAGTTTTGAACGGGTAACCGAACTTAGGCAAAACCACAGCTTTCAGGTGGGCGATATGGTGTCGTTGTTTAACAACAGTAGCAAACAAGGCAAAAAATCGAGCATTTCGGGGGTGATCACTTACGTGAAAAGGGATGCCATGCGGGTGGCTTTTTCAGTAGACGAATTGCCCGAATGGGTGGAGTATGGTACCCTGGGTATAGACCTCTTGTTTGACGCTGTTACTTACAAAGAAATGGATGCTGCAGTGCGCAAGGTGGTAAGCAGTGAAGACCCCAGGGTGATAGAGTTACGCGATGTATTGATTGGTAAAAAGAAAGCCCGTTTTTTGGACAAAAGCGAGTTGCCCGACTACTATGAGGTAGCTACGCTGAACGAGTCACAAAACGAAGCCGTACAAAATATCTTGCGGGCGCAAGACGTAGCCATCATTCACGGACCTCCGGGCACTGGCAAAACTACCACTATGGTGGCTGCCGTAAAACTGACCTTGCAACAAGAAAAACAAGTGTTGGTAACTGCCCCCAGCAACACGGCGGTAGATTTGCTCACCAAACGCTTGCTTGCCAAAGGGGTAAGTGTGATAAGGGTGGGCAACCCGGCAAGGGTCAATGAAGATTTGATCCCTTTTAGCCTGGAGTCGCAAATAGCCCAACACCCCGACTATAAGTTGTTGAAAAAAATACGCCGTGATGCCGACGAGTATAAAAAAATGGCGGCAAAGTATAAACGCAACTTTGGCAAAGAAGAACGCGAACAGCGCAAGTTGATGTTTGCGGAGGCGTCGAAACTAAAGCACGAAGCTTACGCCCTGGAAAAATACATTGTAGACAGTTTACTTAACAATACCCAAGTGGTTACGGCTACTTTGGTGGGCAGCGTCAATAAATTTATTCGTTACCGACGTTTTTCTACGGTATTTATAGACGAAGCTGGGCAAGCGCTGGAGCCCGCTTGTTGGATTCCATTGCTTAAGTCAGAGCGAGTAGTATTTGCCGGAGACCATTGTCAGTTACCTCCTACCATCAAATCATTTGATGCAGCCAAAGGAGGGCTTACCGAGACTTTGTTTGAGCAAGTGATAAAAAAACAGGCGGTAGATGTGATGCTCAAAACCCAATACCGTATGCACGAGCACATTATGCAGTTCTCGAACAAGGAATTTTACCAAGGCGAACTATTGGCTGCCGATACGGTGGTGAATCATCGCTTATTTGCCCATGCTGACTTGCAGGGGGAGATGATCAATCAACCAGTAGAGTTTATTGATACTGCGGGCTGTGGGTTTGAGGAAAAAACGATGGCAGAAACCGGTAGTAAGTACAACCCCGACGAAGCGGGTATATTGCTCAAACACTGGATACAGCTTGCTACTCAATTACAGTTGGCCGAGCCTGACATGCTCAAAGAAGGTTGGTTTTCGGCGGGCATTATTTCGCCCTATCAGGCACAGGTCAAACACTTGAAAGAACTCTTTGCTGAACATCCTGACTTGACCGAGGTGGCACCTTGGACTGATATTAATTCTATTGATGGTTTTCAGGGGCAAGAGCGCGACGTGGTGTATATCTCTATGGTGCGTAGCAACGACAAGGGCAAGATTGGATTTTTGGAGGATACCCGACGGATGAATGTGGCGCTGACCCGTGCCCGTAAAAAACTGGTAGTAATTGGCGATAGTGGTACCCTTGGGCAAAATGCTTTTTACCAACATTTTCTCGACTATATCGACAGCATTGGAGCTTATCGTTCTGCCTGGGAATGGATGGGGTAG